In the genome of Croceimicrobium hydrocarbonivorans, one region contains:
- a CDS encoding pyruvate dehydrogenase complex E1 component subunit beta, whose product MGRIIQFREAVAEAMSEEMRRDERVYLMGEEVAEYNGAYKASKGMLDEFGPKRVLDTPIAELGFAGIGVGSAMNGLRPIVEFMTFNFSMVAIDQIINNAAKMFQMSGGQFNVPIVFRGPTASAGQLAATHSQAFESWYANCPGLKVIVPSNPYDAKGLLKSAIRDNDPVIFMESEQMYGDKAEVPEEEYLIEIGKASIRREGSDVTIVSFGKIIKEADKAAEELAKDGIECEIIDLRTVRPIDYAAVVNSLKKTNRMVILEEAWPLGNISTEIIAHCQQHAFDYLDAPILRINTADTPMAYAPTLVEEFLPNAARVITAVKEVMYKK is encoded by the coding sequence ATGGGCAGAATTATACAGTTCCGTGAGGCCGTTGCCGAGGCCATGAGTGAAGAAATGCGTCGCGATGAGCGCGTATATTTAATGGGTGAAGAGGTTGCCGAATACAATGGTGCCTACAAAGCCTCTAAAGGCATGCTGGATGAGTTTGGTCCGAAGCGCGTTTTGGATACCCCTATTGCCGAGCTAGGATTTGCCGGTATTGGTGTGGGTTCTGCTATGAACGGCTTACGTCCGATCGTAGAATTTATGACCTTCAACTTTTCGATGGTAGCCATCGATCAGATCATTAATAATGCCGCCAAGATGTTCCAGATGAGCGGTGGTCAATTTAATGTACCTATCGTATTCCGCGGGCCAACCGCTTCTGCGGGTCAGCTAGCGGCAACACACAGCCAGGCTTTTGAAAGCTGGTATGCCAACTGTCCGGGTTTAAAGGTGATTGTACCTAGCAATCCTTACGATGCAAAAGGTTTATTGAAAAGCGCCATTCGTGATAATGATCCGGTGATCTTTATGGAGAGTGAGCAGATGTATGGTGATAAAGCTGAGGTTCCGGAAGAGGAATACCTAATCGAAATTGGAAAAGCTTCCATTCGTCGTGAAGGTTCAGATGTAACCATCGTTTCCTTTGGTAAGATCATTAAAGAAGCGGATAAAGCCGCTGAAGAATTAGCGAAGGATGGCATCGAATGTGAGATCATCGACTTGCGCACAGTTCGTCCGATTGACTATGCCGCGGTGGTGAACTCCTTGAAGAAAACCAATCGTATGGTAATTTTGGAAGAGGCTTGGCCTTTGGGAAATATCTCAACAGAGATTATTGCGCATTGCCAGCAGCACGCCTTTGATTACTTGGATGCTCCTATTTTGAGAATCAACACTGCAGATACCCCAATGGCCTATGCGCCTACCTTGGTGGAAGAGTTCCTTCCGAATGCTGCCAGAGTAATTACTGCCGTTAAGGAAGTGATGTACAAAAAATAA
- a CDS encoding electron transfer flavoprotein subunit alpha/FixB family protein, with protein MSVLVYLESWEGKFKKNTWEAATYAAKTASMLGTEAIGLCIGKLDEDASEAGNYGLSKVLKLEGDAFNQFDANVYGAAIAEVAAAQSANTVIVSATFNGKALAPALSIQADAALLSNVVALPENASPFSVKRGVFSGKGFNILTSDAAKRIVLFVPNSIAPEATGGSASVEGTSAGQGSISPVAVKEVDRVKGKIPLPEAERVISGGRGLKGPENWGMIEELAEVLDAGTACSKPVSDMDWRPHSEHVGQTGIAIKPNLYVAVGISGAIQHLAGVSASKTIVVINKDPEAPFFKAADYGVVGDAFEVVPKLTEEIKKFKAAN; from the coding sequence ATGTCTGTATTAGTATATCTAGAATCCTGGGAAGGGAAATTTAAGAAGAACACTTGGGAAGCGGCCACTTATGCGGCCAAAACCGCTTCAATGTTAGGTACCGAAGCCATTGGTTTATGCATTGGCAAATTGGACGAAGACGCTAGCGAAGCCGGTAATTACGGTCTTTCCAAAGTTTTAAAGCTCGAAGGTGATGCCTTCAATCAATTCGACGCCAATGTTTACGGTGCTGCAATTGCAGAAGTAGCCGCTGCTCAATCTGCCAATACGGTAATTGTAAGTGCTACCTTCAATGGCAAAGCCCTAGCTCCAGCTTTGAGCATTCAAGCAGATGCTGCACTTTTAAGCAATGTTGTAGCCCTACCTGAAAATGCCAGTCCATTTAGCGTGAAGCGCGGTGTATTCTCTGGTAAAGGATTTAATATTTTGACTAGCGATGCTGCCAAGCGCATTGTACTCTTTGTTCCTAACTCTATTGCTCCAGAAGCTACCGGCGGTAGCGCGAGTGTAGAAGGAACCTCAGCTGGTCAAGGTTCTATAAGCCCTGTAGCAGTTAAGGAAGTTGACCGTGTTAAGGGTAAAATTCCATTACCCGAAGCGGAGCGCGTAATTAGCGGTGGTCGTGGATTGAAAGGTCCTGAGAACTGGGGCATGATCGAAGAACTTGCCGAAGTATTAGACGCAGGTACTGCTTGTAGCAAGCCTGTTTCGGATATGGATTGGCGTCCTCATAGCGAGCACGTTGGACAAACCGGCATCGCTATTAAACCAAATTTATACGTAGCCGTTGGAATTTCGGGCGCAATTCAACACCTTGCCGGGGTGAGCGCTTCAAAAACCATCGTGGTAATTAATAAAGATCCTGAAGCCCCCTTCTTTAAAGCCGCAGATTACGGCGTGGTGGGCGATGCTTTTGAAGTTGTTCCTAAATTAACTGAGGAAATCAAAAAATTCAAGGCGGCAAATTAA
- a CDS encoding sodium-translocating pyrophosphatase, which translates to MNDWLMYAVPGLGLIGILIMLAKSSWVSKQSSGDAKMSELAGHIADGAMSFLKAEWKIMSYFVVIAALLLGFSGTLVEHSHPIIAVAFVIGAVFSALAGYIGMRIATKANVRTTEAARTSLVAALKVSFTGGSVMGLGVAGLAVLGLGSLFIIFFNMFVPEGAAITGDEMKTAIEVLAGFSLGAESIALFARVGGGIYTKAADVGADLVGKVEAGIPEDDPRNPATIADNVGDNVGDVAGMGADLFGSYVATILATMVLGQEINSLDEFGGMAPILLPMVIAGLGLIFSIISMALVRISNENSSVQKALNMGNWSSIIMVVIVSYPLSMWMLPESMVLRGYEFGAMDVFMAILVGSVVGALMSWITEFYTAMGKKPVNSIVQQSSTGHATNIIGGLAMGMQSTVIPIIILAAGIILSYMFAGLYGVAIAAAGMMATTAMQLAIDAFGPIADNAGGIAEMSQLPEEVRGRTDNLDAVGNTTAATGKGFAIASAALTALALFAAFVGIAGIDAIDIYKAPVLAMLFIGGMIPFIFSSLAISAVGRAAMAMVHEVRRQFKEIPGIMEYKAEPEYEKCVEISTKASIREMMLPGAIALITPVLVGFGFNGVFEGTSSAEMLGGLLAGVTVSGVLMGIFQNNAGGAWDNAKKSFEAGVEIDGKMEYKGSDAHKASVTGDTVGDPFKDTSGPSMNILIKLMSIVSLVIAPHIHVGGGHHAANDMPLGQEEMAKLASDNVMTAEGTTVGTIDFLGPENFGGTLNARAFRFDFPEGEMIIDFQMLLNNEELGNILQSEVNEAVVRSEEMRLNADGRFSGRAYLILDGNAIPAQLRVSVLGKNKISASLAMFG; encoded by the coding sequence ATGAACGACTGGTTAATGTATGCGGTTCCAGGCCTTGGCCTTATTGGAATCCTGATCATGTTGGCGAAGTCTTCCTGGGTGAGCAAACAAAGCTCAGGAGATGCGAAAATGTCTGAGCTTGCAGGACACATTGCAGATGGTGCAATGTCTTTCTTGAAAGCCGAATGGAAGATCATGAGCTACTTTGTAGTGATCGCCGCCTTATTATTAGGTTTCTCCGGAACCTTGGTAGAGCACTCTCACCCCATCATTGCGGTGGCCTTTGTTATTGGTGCCGTTTTTTCTGCCTTGGCAGGATATATCGGAATGCGCATTGCAACCAAAGCAAACGTTCGTACTACCGAAGCCGCTCGTACCAGTTTAGTAGCTGCCCTTAAAGTTTCATTTACCGGTGGTTCGGTAATGGGATTAGGTGTAGCCGGCCTGGCCGTTTTAGGTTTAGGTAGCTTATTTATCATATTCTTCAATATGTTCGTGCCCGAGGGTGCTGCCATTACTGGCGACGAAATGAAAACTGCAATCGAAGTATTGGCAGGTTTCTCCTTAGGTGCAGAATCTATCGCATTATTCGCCCGTGTAGGTGGTGGTATTTATACTAAGGCTGCCGACGTAGGTGCTGACTTGGTAGGTAAAGTGGAAGCTGGTATTCCAGAAGATGATCCCCGTAACCCTGCTACTATTGCCGATAACGTAGGTGATAACGTAGGTGATGTTGCCGGTATGGGTGCCGACCTTTTCGGATCTTATGTAGCGACAATCTTAGCTACTATGGTATTGGGTCAGGAGATTAACAGCCTCGATGAATTCGGTGGTATGGCTCCAATCTTATTACCAATGGTGATTGCCGGTTTAGGCTTGATCTTCTCCATTATCTCTATGGCTTTAGTACGTATTAGCAATGAGAATAGCTCGGTACAGAAAGCCTTAAACATGGGTAACTGGTCTTCTATCATTATGGTAGTGATCGTATCCTATCCATTAAGTATGTGGATGTTGCCCGAGAGCATGGTATTACGTGGCTACGAATTTGGTGCTATGGATGTGTTCATGGCCATTTTAGTAGGATCAGTAGTAGGTGCCTTAATGAGCTGGATTACCGAGTTCTATACCGCTATGGGTAAGAAGCCGGTTAACTCTATCGTACAACAATCTTCAACTGGTCATGCGACCAATATTATTGGTGGTTTAGCAATGGGTATGCAGTCTACTGTTATCCCAATCATTATTCTTGCTGCCGGTATTATCTTGTCTTATATGTTCGCTGGATTATACGGGGTGGCTATCGCTGCTGCCGGTATGATGGCTACTACTGCAATGCAGTTGGCAATTGATGCTTTCGGTCCTATTGCGGATAACGCGGGTGGTATTGCTGAGATGAGCCAGTTGCCTGAAGAGGTTCGTGGTCGTACCGATAATCTGGATGCCGTAGGTAACACTACTGCTGCTACCGGTAAAGGTTTCGCGATTGCTTCTGCCGCACTTACTGCCTTGGCTTTATTTGCCGCCTTCGTAGGTATTGCCGGTATCGATGCGATTGATATTTACAAAGCTCCCGTATTAGCGATGTTGTTCATCGGTGGTATGATTCCTTTTATCTTCTCTTCTTTGGCTATTTCGGCGGTAGGTCGCGCGGCCATGGCGATGGTACATGAGGTACGTCGTCAGTTTAAAGAGATTCCAGGTATTATGGAATACAAAGCGGAGCCTGAGTATGAGAAGTGTGTGGAAATTTCTACCAAAGCTTCGATCCGCGAAATGATGTTACCCGGTGCGATCGCCTTAATTACTCCGGTATTAGTTGGTTTCGGTTTTAATGGAGTGTTCGAAGGAACTTCTTCCGCCGAAATGTTAGGAGGTTTATTAGCCGGTGTTACCGTAAGTGGTGTATTGATGGGAATCTTCCAGAACAATGCTGGTGGTGCCTGGGATAATGCTAAAAAATCTTTCGAAGCTGGTGTTGAGATCGATGGTAAGATGGAGTACAAAGGTTCTGATGCTCACAAAGCTTCAGTAACTGGTGATACTGTAGGTGATCCTTTTAAAGATACCTCAGGTCCTTCTATGAACATCTTGATCAAATTGATGTCGATCGTTTCTTTAGTTATCGCTCCTCACATTCATGTAGGTGGTGGTCACCATGCAGCTAATGATATGCCTTTAGGTCAAGAGGAAATGGCAAAATTGGCCAGCGATAATGTAATGACCGCCGAAGGAACTACAGTAGGGACTATTGACTTTTTAGGACCAGAGAACTTTGGTGGCACTTTGAATGCACGTGCTTTTCGTTTCGACTTCCCCGAAGGTGAGATGATTATCGACTTCCAAATGTTATTGAACAATGAGGAATTAGGTAATATCCTTCAGTCTGAAGTAAATGAAGCCGTAGTACGTTCTGAGGAAATGCGACTAAATGCGGATGGTCGTTTTAGTGGCCGTGCTTACCTGATTTTAGATGGTAATGCCATTCCAGCTCAATTACGTGTAAGCGTATTAGGTAAGAATAAAATCAGTGCTTCTTTAGCCATGTTTGGCTAG
- a CDS encoding electron transfer flavoprotein subunit beta/FixA family protein, protein MKVLVCISHVPDTTSKINFTADNSAFDKNGVQYVINPYDEFGLTRAVWLKEKQGASITVLNVGNKETEPTLRKALAIGADTAIRVEAEPTDAYFVAQQIAAVAKEGGYDMIIAGRESIDYNGGQVPGMVAALLGWPFVNACAGMEANGDTYDFVREIDGGKEKLSASAPFVVAGQKGLVEEKDLRIPNMRGIMQARTKPLEVKAPVEAANKTQTGAFSKPAPKSAVKMVDAENMAELVRMLHEEAKVI, encoded by the coding sequence ATGAAGGTACTAGTTTGTATTAGTCACGTACCCGACACAACTTCTAAAATCAACTTCACTGCCGATAACAGTGCTTTTGATAAAAACGGAGTTCAGTACGTAATTAATCCCTATGACGAATTTGGCTTAACCCGTGCGGTTTGGCTTAAGGAAAAGCAGGGTGCTTCCATCACCGTGCTTAATGTAGGAAACAAAGAAACCGAGCCCACTCTGCGCAAAGCTTTAGCGATTGGAGCCGATACGGCCATCCGCGTTGAAGCTGAACCCACCGATGCTTATTTCGTTGCCCAGCAAATTGCTGCTGTAGCTAAAGAAGGTGGATATGATATGATCATTGCCGGTCGTGAATCGATCGACTACAATGGCGGTCAGGTGCCAGGTATGGTAGCCGCTTTATTAGGCTGGCCTTTTGTAAATGCCTGCGCTGGAATGGAAGCCAATGGCGATACTTATGATTTCGTGCGTGAAATCGATGGTGGTAAAGAAAAACTAAGCGCTTCTGCTCCTTTTGTGGTAGCAGGACAAAAAGGCTTGGTTGAAGAAAAAGATCTTCGCATCCCCAACATGCGTGGTATTATGCAAGCCCGTACCAAACCATTGGAAGTTAAAGCTCCGGTAGAGGCGGCCAACAAGACGCAAACCGGCGCCTTTAGCAAGCCTGCTCCTAAGAGTGCAGTGAAAATGGTTGATGCCGAAAACATGGCCGAATTGGTTCGCATGCTCCACGAAGAAGCGAAAGTGATCTAA